Within the Erigeron canadensis isolate Cc75 chromosome 6, C_canadensis_v1, whole genome shotgun sequence genome, the region gatgagtaattcggtTGTAACTTGATGCATGAATTTTGAGAGGAGAGACACATGAAAATTAGGGTATTATGTGTGtagggattaaccttaacttagggttaatgactctctatatataaggagagtatttacactttaaacccctttggtgtttaatgtgtgctccattagtcctcttagttacgttcacctaatggaaaaccctatactacgtctctaagagtaaataaacccattatatatttactagacatagggatttcatttatcgtcaattatcatatcaggaatgatagatgatcagtgacggtcacactaacgtggtttcAACAATATATTCCTCCAATAAAGTTGGTTCCTAGGAAAGTATAAACACGTTACTCTTCTAAATaggtaataaatatataataagtgGGAAAATCATACTTAGAGGACACGACACACACACCCTAAAAAAGAGGACACAACATACGAAATTACATCATTACAACATACTCACAAATTTTGTACAAAAGGGAGAGAATCGCCAGTACACAACCTAAAACCCCTCATCCTAACCCGATTTGGTGTACAAACCTTTCAATAAACCAAAGAACACATCATAGCAATAGCACTAATTAGTTCACATAACTTTTCATTCCTTACTCCCTGTTCTTATGAAATTATGAAGAGTAAATCACTTAACTCAATAGTTAGATAAACGTGTGACCAAAACTTGGATCTTCGACGTTTGTTTTTATGTTGTGGGTCTTTCTTCGCTAGGATAAACATTCTAAACTTATAAATAGGAATAAAGATAGATGATAGTAACATATAATAAGTAATGTCTGATTATTGAAGAAATTTATTTTCTCGTAAACTAACATAAAGCtatatgaatatttttaaagCACAAATTACTCACAAATGACGGAAGatcgaacatatatatatatatataggaaaaagttcaaatgagaaccatttgaattggaaaGACCATGAGAACCTTTTAATCATAACTTGGtattcatatgtgaatagtctATGTGAACAAATACATGCACATATGAACATGTCaagttataactaatattacctatgttcatatatgaatggttttcaaatgaacctatgtgaacgaatatgttcagatatacctatcacatatgaacatcaaattataatatagcggttctcatggttctttcaatttaaatggttcttaactgaaccttaccctatatatatatatatatatatatatattatcttgaTCAGTTCACGCTATTTAGCCACTCGCAGAATGGATCTCTAATTTAAAGATCTCGATAAAAAATTCCCGGAGAGAGAAACTCACCCAAAAATTTTCACACACCgttgaaatttaaattttatcttaaatatatatctatggtAGTGCTCGAAATTAATATTACTCatgtcttttaaaaaatatgtaagtgAATGAGAAACAACTAGTAGAGTATGCAATAACTTAGCTTAAAATATGTGACGAAGATAAGTCATTCAAATGAAAGACTGAGATTCAAAAAGACCTGAGGTCGAATCTTGGGGAAGTAAGGTGTGCTTTCGGGCGATTTAATATGGAGTTTTTCTCTTATAAGATATTAGGTGATGGTACTTTGTAGCGTGAACCCGATTAAAACAACATAGTCTAAACCCCTCGTGATATTCGATCCGCACATATCAAAATGTACGCCAGTTTAAAATACGCTAAACCAATAAATATCATGTTACTAATTTTAAACATATTGATTCAAGAATATTGTACGTTGAGATAAATTATTCTAATATAttagcaaaaataaaaatattgacaGAAGTTGTGGAAGAAAAAGTATCTCGGTGTCGTGGAAGGCCGGGTGGTATTGTAAATGAAATCTTGAATAGTCGATGTAACATTGTAACATCATCCGTTGCCGGAGTCCTTTGCCTGTCTACATTTTATATGAATTGAAGTagtaaacaaaagaaaatttcaTGTATACATACAGAGAGATTAAATACcaattaaaaattacatttaatattttaaatgatttctTGTGCAATGATATTTTCTATTTAAAGaccaaataaaaaatgaatattaatatatagttttgttaATACATTAGATGAAACTGCTCAGTGGCGTCTTCCGTGAATTTTGAGTCCTAATatttcgacggtgtatgagagaggttaaaaattattaaatatatagttttgttaatatattattttcttagttaaattcaatatatattttgatactGTAAAATTCAATGGAGATTACACGAATATATTTGTggttattctttatttttttctgttAAAAATTGTAATTAGAACGAAAAATTGAATAGTAGCTTTTATATTAGATGCttcaaaaagtaataaaaagttaaatgtatatatggatCATAGTGTACCCTCTAAAGTGCAAAGCTTTTCATACAAAAAAGTTCTTACAtacttttacatcattttttatgaaaaaaagttttcaaacaTATCACTACAGATGCCTTATACTAAAATGGGTCTTAGCGTTTACCAATCGTGCACAAATTTTTTCATTaacttttatacatataaaaattaatgaaagaaaaataaatatttgaatCGTCCTAATTCAAACTAAGAGCATATCTACTAAtgcaaaaaatgaaaaaaaaattataagaaatgaaaaataaaagaatatttgTGTGCAattatagataatatattttttcatctCTCTTTACAATCAAAAAATTTACCAAAACTAACTcgaatttttcactttttaccATAGCTTCACTCTATAACCACATCTTTTAGAAATAATCTTTGACTTCTGTGATAAACGGTCAACGGAAACGTCACACTTAACAGTAACCGTTATGTCCCATGTCTTAAAACCACCAACTTTAACTTTAATCGGCGCTTTCACGTTAACTTTTAACGGCACATTCCTTCCCTTTTCTTGTTTCACCAACCGCGAGTGAACATCACGCGCCAATACAATCTCGGAACCTTTCAAGACGGATTGAATGACGGTCACATTATTAGTCTTTTGATGAAACGCCGTTAACTTCCCGTTACATAAATTAACATCGCCGTAATACACATTAATGGAACTTCCTTTATTTAAATAGAACACCGTTATCTTATCGTTAGGATTTTCGTATCGAATTCCGACAGTCATTCGCGGCGATAACGGCGTCGATGACGTCAGATTTACGCCGGTGATGGAGATGTTATCGATCGAATACTTTAGCTTTTCCGGCCGGTAAACGAAGTACACAACGGCAGCGGCGATGGCGAGAAGGAGAAGAACGATAAACGCAGCGGCGATAGTGTAACAAAAGCACCGGCAGCAGCAGCTCCGGCGAGGTTTTCTGTTAGCCAGTTTTTGGATTTTCTTACTGTTTTCCGGTGGTGGAATGCGGTAGATCTGATCTTTAGGAATCTGGATGACGTAGGTGCCTTGCGGTAGAAGCGGCTTGTGGTCGGAAGACGGCGGTGGTGGTTTGACGGCGGCGGGAGGTGGTGGAATGTGATCGGAATCAGTACGTGGATGAACAGCATCAGTCATTGTGTTTGTTGAGAATTGAAATGGAAATAGATATACAGAGAATGAAGAATGTATAGATACAGAAaatgaattttattatatatatatacagagagTGAGAGATACAAAAGTATATAgaatacaatttatatatatttatgtatatataaggtGAGGGGTGAGAAGGGTGGTGGGGAGGCATGAAATATACAGGGAGGGATTAGCTGTGTTTAAATGGGAGATGGAGAACGCGTGCACAGCAAATGGCAGGTGGTAAAATAGGGTCGGTGaaaatcttttttgtttttaaaaacagAGTTGTGGGTTTagttaaaaaaacctttttttttttctatttttattttttaagaaaacatataaaacataaaatacgtttaaattgtaattttttagaaaagttttcctacaaaatgaaaattcatttttccaactttttagaaaactgtttttttcagtttttgttttcacttttttattttctaaaccttttataaacctaaaattagaaaacaagtgaatttgaacatgttttctagttttctaaaatgaaaactccatcttttattttgaacgcattttcaaaattttcaaggttttttagaaatgaaaaaccttttcattttctagaaaactaaaaatgaaaaacttaaaaacatttttctccaactaaacgcgccctaaAGTTTCACTTTTTTATAACatgatctatttttttttttagatattttcttttatactatctaacaaataataaaaaaaaaataaccttattttttaaagtgttaaaagttaatgtaatacggagtaatttctaacatttttttaCCTACACCACTTTTtcaacattaataattaaattataccaCTAATTTTAACACTTTACATCATTtacttatacattaaatattaacATCACTCGACGTCGTCTCTACCACAAAGAGTCGCCCACCACCACACTGTCGCCGCCAAAATCACCGACGCATGCGCGAATCACACCGATACCGTGCTagttacttttaaattaataatacatacGTTTCACCTTTTCTCataattcatgatttttacttttttacttttaaaaaccGACATCACTAAAAACTATATAACATGAATAAAATTTATGCTTGTTAATAACTGTctataaaattatcattaacaaatccttaaaacaaaaataaaattttatttatttatttaatcaatatAACTTTAAGTTTCTGGGTCTCGTAAAAGTTTAGGTCACAATTGTTTGTGTCAACGTGAGTTTAACCAAACATGGTAATAACTTTTgtttattgaaaatttaaatgaaGTTCATAATTTAATCTCTAAGATAATTGATATTTgagataatttaaaaatattgcaaaatTTCTTTGGGAAAAAAACAAGGAGATGGACAACGCGTGCATAGCAAGTGGCAGATTGTAAAGGGAGTAACGCGTTTGGTTTTTTTGTGTTTGGCTGTTTCTTAATTTAGTGGAATCACGGCTAACAATCTAACTAAATTTAAAGAGTTCTAATTGAATAAGTTATATGGTTGAATTTTTCTAAGGATCTTATGTATAAATGCTTAAATAATGTATGGAACACAATCTTTGAagacttattattattattattattattattattattattattattattattattattattattattattattatttttattattattattattattattattattagagaaaagtgagtatggcaccattattattatggtttaaaaaaaggtatgtgaggggtttttcacccaacttaagtgtctaacagcctcatattccctttccccttattattattattattattattattattattatttacttatttttttaataaaaacatcacTTTATTAGAAATTCACATAAATTACAAGAAATTAGTAGGccgagattattattattattattattattattattattattattattattattattattattattattattttgttatattatgaCTCTTGATATGTGCCCTTTGGGCGAGTCCCAACCTGACTCACATATCCATTTATTTTTCGAATGGTTTTTTTCATCACAAATATGGCGACAGCTTGGCTCTAAACTTGATCTTGCATTTAATTCAACAAGATGGGAATGTCATTCTGGGCGACTTTCTTCCGATTGCAAAGGCAAAATCATTTAAAGCCATCACGATGAAGTTGATTTTTGCAGCCTTAGTGTATTTTATATGGCAAGAGCGTAATTCGAGAATCTTTAAAACTCAGAAAATGAATACAGATCGTGTAGCTAAGGAGATTATAGGAACAGTGAGACTCAAGCTTCTTAATAATTACTTTTCGATATAAGAAGAATAGCGAGATGGAAGTTGCATTTTACAATTGGAGATAACATTCTTATTTTGGCTCTAGATGTCTATGTAGTTCTTGCATAGTGTCTAGATGTTTTTTGCCTGGTTGTGGCATGCTATGCCTTTGGTTGTTTGGTTTAGA harbors:
- the LOC122605743 gene encoding NDR1/HIN1-like protein 13 → MTDAVHPRTDSDHIPPPPAAVKPPPPSSDHKPLLPQGTYVIQIPKDQIYRIPPPENSKKIQKLANRKPRRSCCCRCFCYTIAAAFIVLLLLAIAAAVVYFVYRPEKLKYSIDNISITGVNLTSSTPLSPRMTVGIRYENPNDKITVFYLNKGSSINVYYGDVNLCNGKLTAFHQKTNNVTVIQSVLKGSEIVLARDVHSRLVKQEKGRNVPLKVNVKAPIKVKVGGFKTWDITVTVKCDVSVDRLSQKSKIISKRCGYRVKLW